The Numida meleagris isolate 19003 breed g44 Domestic line chromosome 18, NumMel1.0, whole genome shotgun sequence genome segment AGTTTGTCATTCCACAGTTCCGCAGCTAGCATACATTGATGTGGACCTTGCGGAACTGACAATTTGAGAGATATTTTTTGCTACTGTGATAATAAAGATGCATTTCCACCGGGTGATAAGTACAAGTAAATAGATTACCACAATTTTGCCGCTATGTTGTCTAACCCTGACCTGAACAGCAACAGACAAGACTTGAGAAAAAAGTATTCTGcaaatttaaatgaattgaCTAATAGAGGATAGATTCCTGTTAGGAATGCAGCCAGTGAGTATCTACAAACTGTGACTCGCAAAAATATTGCATCTTTCCTCGGTGATAGATTTATATGAGTCACTACTGTGGAAATTTAATATAATTCTTAATGGAAACAAGTTGCATGTAGACTAACTTAAAACATCAATGGTTCTAAACAATACACTTAACTTTACATTGACAAATAAGAATTTTTACACAAGAACCATTGCAATCATAAACCTAGCAGACAGGTTATTTCCTTTCACCTGGATACCTCAGTGTCCCAAGCAGCAGAACAGTTTGCTGTACATAATTcgttttgcagtgttttcttcttcaatttGAACTGAGTCAGAGAAAAGCTTAGACAATCCGATGCACTTACTTTGTTCATGACCCAGTCAGCATCCTCAATGGCTCTCTTAATAATTTGCTGTATTCTGTCAGGATCATCTTCATCAGCGTGAACTTTGAAACTCTGCAATATTTAATCTAAATGTTACACTGATTAGCCAACTCAATGCACCAGTTGTTAAAATAAGGATCACTTTTAAACCCCGAAGGAAATTTAACGCAAACAAACTTTTGATTTGAAAAGCTAAAAGTATACATCATAGCACCTGCCTATGCTATTTCCATAGCAAGGCTtatcaaatgtattttccatataaaatattataCTCCTTTCACACATAATCagcaaaaaaataccaaaaaaattATCACAGACTATGAGAACTTCAATTCAGGACAACAATCAAGGCATCTTAATGtagaaatgcatgaaaatacaTGCTCTGATTTAATAAGCATGTAGCATTCTAGTAAATTGAACAACACCTAAGTAAAACACTGAATAGTGAAGTGTCCTTGAAGCTGTCTGTTACGGTAAAACTACAAGAGACACAGGACAGCAGGTATGATCAAAGGCATTAAATGACCTCCATACAAACAGCTAGATGAAATTCACCTGTTGTGGAAAACAATCCCAGATGGGGAACTAGCAAGTATTACCAAAAGGATGTGGCTAGGGGAATAAACAATTGTTGTTCACTATCTTGACTAACACAAGAACTGACAAgcaagcaaaggaaagcaaacaaaatcaaatgctCGTTCACATAATCCCTGTATAATCCTTTGAATCCACAGAGGTTTCAAGCctacagaagaatttttttttaagtgccaGGAGTTATAAGAAATTGATTCAAAttgtgggaggaaaaaacaaacaaacaaacaaaagacctACCACACAAATGCGAACGCAAGGAGGGAAAAGAATTACATTTCTCACCTGCCTGATTGCATGTTTATAATGCTGACGAATGTTCTCTTCAGGAAGTTGCTTACAGCATCGAAGCAAGTAACGATATAACTGCAATGAGTTCTGAACTAATTCAGCATTGGGTAGCGGAGCCATTATCGTGCTTTTCAGCTGTAGAAAAATCAAGAACACAAATCAGGATACTCactgaattttattaaaaacagtcaTAAAAACATAAGGCAAttttacaacaacaaaaagaaggcatgtaaattaaaatttagcaccataacttgaaaaaaatctttagaagaaaacaatatgaAATGGATCAGGACTTGCTTAGCTTACGGACAAATATGCAGAGAAGATCACTTTACTATTGTAATACTAAGCTATGCTGTAATATAATCCTAGTTTTTCctagttacaaaaaaaaaacaacaaagcaacaacaacaaaaacccacacacaaaaacaacaacagtaaataaaagagaactGGCAGCTCCAACAGAGCTGTTTGCTTGTCAAGCCACGATGATCCTTAGGCTCATACAAgcttgcagtgttttctgtgagTACCTGTACGAGTTCACCCACATGGTGACATTGTAGAATTAGGGCCTTCATAATTGCTATGAGCTAtgttgtaatttaaaaatatctcctAGCATTGCGACTCTCTCAAGAATATGTTGTGAACTGGCTTGTGAATGTCAAGCTTTCACTCAAGATACAGAAGATGTGCAAAAAATATTGAGAGctttgaaattttctgttgtttgaaacagcaacagaaaacaaacaaatctagTAAGTGTCACCTCAATAACTACACTTACATATTGTAACTATCAGTCCATCTAAGCTATACAAAGTGCTAATCAAACACTGTAAAGGACTTGTCATTTAACAGATGGTTACCATCTGCAGAGAACTAAATTAACATTTGGAAGATAGCACTTCTACATCATTACTCTTTTAAGAATAAAGATAATACGTAAGTATCTGAATAATGAAGTAGGCGCATGTCAGTACTTCAGCACCCATTATAATACTTACTCACCACTTGGATTTATTTACATGTTTTCCTTCCCCTAAGTAATGTCTGTGGCCGATTTCTGAGTACAATACCACAATAACTATCCCATGCATGGGCTGCTAAGAATCATACTGATTATTTCTAATATGCTGCAATACTTTTTCAGCAGTTTGCAAAATGCGCAGAAGTAGGCTGCAATTTAAACACAAACTGTATCATTTCTAAGTACTTTGCATCCAAATGTATTTCACGACAACAACCCTTTAAGAAATGCCACAGTACATGCAACATATCAGAACTCAGTTTAGGCTAAGATAAAGCCTCTTGTAAGTGGCTGCCTTTGGTCAGCTCAGAGCTGATCTCACCCGTATAACACAATCCATGCAGGTCCTTTCACAAACATactgaaaactggaagaattATTTGAGCGACTCTCCAATACTAGGGAGTAGGTTATGGAGGTTTGCATTTTATTTCGTGTAAGTGGAACATCATTCATATgacttttttaatttctttgataTTCTGACAGAAATGGAGAATTAAGCTCCCAGTACCTTCAAACATTTGCTGCAGGATCACTGCACTCTTGAATCAGAC includes the following:
- the LYRM9 gene encoding LYR motif-containing protein 9: MAPLPNAELVQNSLQLYRYLLRCCKQLPEENIRQHYKHAIRQSFKVHADEDDPDRIQQIIKRAIEDADWVMNKYKKQK